The genomic window ACGCTGGACATTACCGGCGGCGCGCCGGAACTAAATCCCAATTTCCGCTGGATGGTCGAGCGCGCCCGCGCCCTCGACCGGCAGGTGATCGACCGCTGCAATCTAACCGTGTTGCTGGTCGCCTCGCAGAGCGATCTGCCGGAGTTTCTCGCTCTGCATCAGGTGGAGATCATCGCCAGCCTGCCGTATTATCAGGCCGACCGCACCGACGCGCAGCGCGGCGAGGGCGTGTTTGAGGATTCCATTGCCGCATTGAAAAAACTCAATGCACTGGGCTACGGCGACCCGACAAGCGGCTTGCAGTTGAACTTGGTTTACAATCCCGTAGGCGCGTTCCTGCCTCCCGCGCAACATGCCGTCGAGGCCGACTTCCGCCGCGAGCTCGGACGCCGCCACGGCGTCGTATTCAATTCGCTCTACACCATCACCAACATGCCCATCAGCCGCTTCCTCGAATATCTGGACCGCAGCGGCAACCACGAAATGTACATGGAGAAGCTGGTGAATGCATACAATCCCGCGGCGGCGGCGGGCGTGATGTGCCGCACGATGGTCTCGGTGGGATGGGATGGCACGCTCTACGATTGCGACTTCAATCAGATGCTCGACCTGCCGGTGGGCGGCGCGCTCAGGCACATCCGCGACTTCAGCCCGACACTTGGCGCTGCCGCGCTCGCGCAGCGTGAGATCACCATCGGCCAGCACTGCTACGGCTGCACCGCCGGCGCTGGCTCCAGTTGCGGCGGCACGCTTACGGCATGAACCATCAGAGCCCCGACCGCAATCGTACCGAATTTCGCACCAGGACTCAACTCGGCCGGGCCGCGATTATTTCCCTCTGCCGCCGAGCAATGAACCCAGCACGCCGCGAAACAGTTGGCGGCCAAGCGAGCTGCCGGCGGCGCGCACGACGGACTTCATCATGGCATCGCCGAGGCTGTCGGGCGGGCGTCCGCCACGCGAACCCGGGCCACTCGGGCGCGGCGGCGCCGTGGGGTATCCGGCTGGTCCTGACCGCGGCCAGCTTGGAGCACGTGCCGCAGTCGGATTGTCGGCACGCGGCTGAATCGTGGGCTCAGCCGATGGCGGAGGCTCCGCGCGCTTTTGCAGTAACTCGTACGCGGACTCGCGATCCACGAGCTTCTCGTAATGTCCGAAGATCAATGAGGATTGAATGACCTGCTGGCGCTCGGCTGGCTGGATAGGCCCCACTTTGCTGTGTGGAGGTACGATGAATGCGCGCTCCACCATTCCCGGCGTACCGTTGGCATCCAAAAACGAAATCAGCGCCTCGCCCACGGCCAGTTCGGTAATGGCCGCTTCAACATTCAGCTCAGGATTGGCGCGAAAAGTTTGCGCGGCGGACCGTACGGCCTTTTGGTCTTTCGGCGTAAAGGCGCGCAGCGCATGTTGCACGCGGTTGCCAAGTTGGCCGAGCACGTCTTCAGGAATATCCAGCGGGTTCTGCGAAATGAAATAGAGGCCCACACCTTTCGAGCGAATCAGTCGGGCAACTTGCTCGACCTTATCGAGCAGCGCCTTCGGCGCATCGTCAAACAGCAGGTGCGC from Acidobacteriota bacterium includes these protein-coding regions:
- a CDS encoding radical SAM/Cys-rich domain protein, whose amino-acid sequence is MSKTGSQTGNKTGSLISIRHPLASTAEQLRVLEGRAPRLQRFSGALAASALYPLRSTSIQVLQVNVGKLCNQTCGHCHVDAGPDRRESMTRETAELCLEALEHSAIPTLDITGGAPELNPNFRWMVERARALDRQVIDRCNLTVLLVASQSDLPEFLALHQVEIIASLPYYQADRTDAQRGEGVFEDSIAALKKLNALGYGDPTSGLQLNLVYNPVGAFLPPAQHAVEADFRRELGRRHGVVFNSLYTITNMPISRFLEYLDRSGNHEMYMEKLVNAYNPAAAAGVMCRTMVSVGWDGTLYDCDFNQMLDLPVGGALRHIRDFSPTLGAAALAQREITIGQHCYGCTAGAGSSCGGTLTA